A portion of the Salminus brasiliensis chromosome 9, fSalBra1.hap2, whole genome shotgun sequence genome contains these proteins:
- the cth1 gene encoding cysteine three histidine 1: protein MFETSQDDLLLFPSDGGDEAFFPGETQANGGQSLAEALLPLVESPSPPLNPWLCSTRYKTELCSRYAETGVCKYAERCQFAHGLHDLHVPSRHPKYKTELCRTFHTAGYCMYGTRCLFVHSLKEQRPVRHRRRNVPCRTYRAFGVCPFGTRCHFLHVDGGSESSTGAEEKAWQPPSRSSEWKPRGALCRTFSAFGFCLYGTRCRFQHGLPNTVKGLDLSQTPWSPQMPARALSPASDMQSSSPPSSSSASSSPQSMLASPVFPDDLSPVTPPSGEAMANNAFTFSSQHLNDLLLPLAIRLQQLEQASNLSPQAVLDQALLS, encoded by the exons ATGTTTGAG ACCAGCCAAGATGACCTGCTGCTGTTTCCCTCCGATGGTGGTGATGAGGCCTTTTTCCCTGGGGAGACTCAGGCTAATGGGGGTCAGTCGCTGGCTGAGGCCCTGCTTCCCCTGGTGGAGTCCCCGTCTCCTCCCCTGAACCCCTGGCTGTGCTCCACCCGCTACAAGACGGAGCTGTGCAGCCGCTATGCTGAGACAGGCGTGTGCAAGTACGCAGAGCGCTGTCAGTTCGCTCATGGCCTGCACGATCTCCACGTGCCCTCCCGTCACCCCAAGTACAAGACGGAGCTGTGCCGCACCTTCCACACAGCTGGCTACTGCATGTATGGCACCCGCTGCCTCTTCGTGCACAGCCTGAAGGAGCAGAGGCCTGTCCGCCACCGGCGCAGGAATGTGCCATGTCGCACATACCGCGCCTTTGGGGTCTGCCCCTTCGGAACCCGCTGCCACTTCCTGCATGTTGACGGCGGCTCTGAGTCGAGCACTGGTGCGGAGGAGAAGGCCTGGCAGCCGCCCTCACgctccagtgagtggaagcctcGCGGCGCCCTCTGCCGCACCTTCAGCGCTTTCGGCTTCTGTCTGTATGGCACCCGCTGCCGTTTTCAGCATGGGCTGCCCAACACGGTCAAGGGCCTGGATTTGAGCCAGACCCCCTGGTCACCACAGATGCCTGCAAGGGCCCTTTCTCCAGCCTCGGACATGCAGTCCTCCTCGCCACCTTCGTCTTCCTCTGCTTCCTCGTCACCTCAGTCGATGCTGGCCTCACCAGTGTTCCCTGACGACTTGAGTCCAGTCACTCCCCCGTCTGGAGAGGCCATGGCCAATAATGCCTTCACTTTCAGCAGCCAGCACCTCAACGACCTGTTGCTGCCTCTGGCCATCAGACTCCAGCAGCTTGAGCAGGCCTCTAACCTGAGCCCGCAGGCCGTGCTTGACCAAGCACTGCTGTCTTGA